The DNA segment atttttaacccaagtaatgtacttaaaagtaattgctTTCATTGAAagccagtaactgtaatctgattacaagaattaaaaaatgtaatatgctaCTTTTTGTGCCTAAAAGTAACTAGATCGCAATAACAAACTactttgtaatccaattacacaCATCACTGATTAGGAGTTACAGTAGTAGACTTCCACCAACCTTGGGAAAAGTGCTGGTCGAGACCCATAGTGATCTTGTCTCTGTCAAAagataaaagtacaattactttgtTGGCTGTTTTAAAACTCTTTTTTAAAGCAAGGGTCAAATTCTAGCCCATCACACAAAATCAAACCAAAAGAATTGTCTTCACATGTAACTGTTCATTGGTGGCAAGATGTAGGCAGAGCGAAGGATCAGAACAAAGCATGcagttatcacacacacacacaaacacactgccaAAAACTCATTTTCCTTAAAACAGCTACAACAGTACTTATAATATTACTCAAACATGTTCTGTTTGCATTCAAGGCATCAATACAAGTTTTAGGGATCATATTGATTTTATCTATTGATGTGTCAATAtgtgtaatccaaaagtaattaaaaataatctgattacattactttcatatttctgtaattggattacatcaaaaataacatttattgttaagtaatcagtaatctgtaatggattacataaaaagtaaccctcccaaccctgataaaAAGAGAGAGCGGCAACTTAAAGCAGTGAGCCAATGTTTGGAAGGTGTGGAAGGGCGTAGGGCGGGTCTgggttgtgattccgcacacccggcccctaatcaggctaattagcccttgagagggataaaggcagaccgaagatggcagtgagagagagagagatttacagacagctgtccgtaacactctctctctctctctctctctctcgcactggagtctccggtcggcctttatccctctccgaggcttgattagcctgatcaggggccgggtgtgtggaatcacgatatggcaccaccctccgccctgccacagagggtttaaaggcagaaatgtgaagcttttaattttataaattttatataattcttcttttaaaactcatgtattatttgagctataaagtcgtttgaatcattgtttttacagtcatgcttttgttttaaagaaaagagatttttttttgttgtagtaatcaacattatacctcaAATGCTGTCAGTGGAGCTGAACTTGTACTGAacttgaaatattccttttaaggcttGTGTGTGTTCGTTTTggttagattttttttacagttggaTTTTGAATTCACAAACATTCCGTTTCAGACtcttggcccatttgaacattccgtcaatgtatgCAAAGGTAAATCATTATAGATTCGATTTTATAGTATAGTTTTTGTTCAAACAGAAAATGAGCTGTTACAACTTTTTTATAGAAATCAGGTGAGTTCTCTGTCTGctacagaaaaaaacaacaaattctcataaagcaaatataatcagaatagatgcactgaattatgtcttggctaacattaaactaaatctgatatacctcagattcaaaaacactgcaAAGTGTAATTCCACCATGAATTGCATTTAGTGTGTATACGGAATTGTAATTTGCACTATTCATTACTTTACATGACTTCATCATCCTTATTACTGTCATAATTAAATGCTGGAGTGTGCCTTTCCACTGTTTGCTCACGATCCATAGTCAAACATCACCAGCTAACAGTTTATGACTGATTTATatgattatgtttatgtttaaagaTGATTTTAAAGGGGAAAAGTAttgattccaaaaagaaaacaaaatctagtTTGAAAGAATAGataaaaacagatttaaacttttagtGTGTCTTTTCAATTACTTAACACTAATTAATATAAGTGTTGAACATGTTACATTTGCCAGAATGTCTCCCTCACCCAGACATTTTAAATGTtctcaaaaataatttatcaaaatcTGATAAATTCTTCATTTAACTTTCTTACCTAAgaacttaaaacacattttcaggtaaaacatttttttattattgtactcAAAactttttataactttttaaacttttaaaaacgtcTTAAATGATGAAGGTTTAAGTACCACTCACTAGGGGTCATGGAGAAGAGAACTGCACCACAGTGCTCCTGCTGGCCACAGGAGGAACTGACACTTAACATTCAACATCACACTGCTCTCATCAACACATTTATATTAGCTCACAGTCAAGAATCTCTCCAAGGATTTAAAATATTCTGAACATCAGCAGAAAAAGCACAAGCCACATCAGCAGAAAACCTCATAAAACTCTAGTTTTTCTGATTAAAGGATTACTATATGCCAGTTGCTGCATGTTATTTTACACATGACTTTGCATGTTATACTCAGTTAGCTACAACATACAAATTCAACAAGAAataaaaattgaccctatttaatttcttaaaggaatgttccgggttcaaaacatgttaagctcaatcgacagcatttgtggcataatgttgattaccacacaaatttattttgatttgcacctccttttctttaaaaaaaagctgtaaagttgtttaaatcaaaattgttactgtcattatagggttttagggtttgtagaCATTGCATCTTCATGGCAACGAAGctttaaaattggctataactttacacagttaTTAACTCCAATATTGTTTTAGTTAACCAttaacaatccaatcaattccagaGTGATAAAATCAAGTTTTGCCTACATTTTCACAATATGGATGTTAAATGGGTtatgaatgctgtttcatgtcaACTTTAACTTTGAAAGGCCTTACTCTGTTAGCTGAAGGAGTGGGGGTGATTGGCCGGGATTCGCTAGTTTTGGTTGTTGACAGTGGAGGGGGCGCAGGTGGAGGCGGAGCCACGTAGtgatgtctgctccctggttgGTCTAGGAGGTTGCTCAATCTGCTGCTGCTTCTGAAAGAGCTGCTGTTGAACAATGACAGGGACAGAGGTTAAAGATCATGAGTGTAAAGCGCAGCACCTGCGCAGGTGTTGGGAAATGTGCAGTATTGGCTTACCTGGAGACAAATGGTCCAGGTGGCTCATCCATTGGGCCTACATAAGCAGCTGGGAACCAGCCCTGTCTGAACAATGAAGACACAAATGCGATTCAATGAGCAAGAAACAAAATCCAACATTCAGtccaaaaatgctaatttggtGGCTTGGCCTAAAAGCACACAGACTTATTTATGTGTCAGTAACTGTTACATTTTTTAGCTGGTGCTTGACTGGTGGAATCTGCAAACCTTTCCAAAATGTTCTGTTTCCATGGACTTTGAGGCAGAAAGATGATATACTACCTAACCTTcccaccaacaaacatgccacatcACAGTCTTTGTTTACAAGTCAAACTTCTAGTTTTGAGAAAGCATTTAAATGCCCAAAGTAATTTAATTAAGTATTCTAAACCATCTAAAACTGATTTGAAGAAATGGTCTGACAATTATTATTTCAGACacacagcaaaaataaaatggCTGGAATAGTTTTCCAACATGTAAAAGTAATAGGTGTGGGTTGGGGGGTGTAAAAGAGCTCTCACCGTCCAGAGCTATCAGATCGGCCATACAGCCATCCATTCCTTGGCTCCTGAGCGAGTAGGGTGATGGTTTCTTCCCGGGAGAAGGGCAGAAGTGTGGGGTTTGCAGTGGGAGGGTGAGGCACCATTGCTCGCATCACTCTGCCTCCAGCCAATCCCGAAAAGTTGCTGGAAAGACTTGGTTGTGGAGAGGGGCCTGAGAAAGAGGAGGGGGTGGTTATAGAATGAAGGGATGAGAGTTTGTAATTGGTGCGACAAGTTATGATATTGAACAAACAAAATTAGTTAAGTATGATGTCATTAGGCCTTCATACCTCTAGAGGGAACTCTGCCCAGAGATTGCTCTGCCCAGCGGCTAACACGGTCATCAATCTATGAGAAAAGCAGAGAAAGATAGAAAAGATAGAGTAGGCATGGTTGAAAtatccattaaagggatagttcacccaaaaatgaaacttatctcatcatttactcacattcataccatcccagatgttttctgcagaacacaaacagagattttgagaagaatattccagctctaTAGGTCCACAGATTTGTAGTAAAGGTAGTAAAAGTAAAATGATTTAAGGTCACAGTTAGGGATAGTACTAACGGACAAAGGCAGGGCCCAGATGATGTCACTCACATGTGAGTGATAAGAAGGATCCATATGCATCCTTGGGGGAGGAGTTAAAGAGGAATTATTTGCGTCGAGGACACGTGGGGTCTGACGCTCATGGACTGTGTTTAGTTGCTTTTGAGTGCATTTTTATCCTCACCACCATTTTAAAATTGAACTACACTGCATCTACACTTGGGCTGCACACCACACGCTAATGGGCCAGAGCAATGCCAAGTCAACAGGTGAGTGGCCTCTCTCTGGGCAACTCCTagctgacacacacaaacatccatcCAAACATTTTGATAAGACTGAATCCCATGTTATATTGCATCACGTAGGTACAGTTGAGTTTGCATGTTACGCATGGAAGCTGGTTCAGCGTATTCCCTAGACATAAACTTTTGTAGTGTGTTTGCTAGCAGAGTTCCACGtcattgacctgtttctcacccacacctattatatcacttctaaagacatagatttaaccactagagccttatagattacttttatgttacctttatgtgatttttggagcttcaaagttcttgccaccatccacttgcaatgtgtggatctacagagctgagaaattttctaaaaatctttgcttgtgttcagcagaagaaagaaagtcacatctgggatggcatgagtaaattatgagaaatgttCTAGTTTCTTTCCCTTTAAGGTGATTGTAATAGTCATTGTGTGTAACTGAATACAGCATTATacaattatgtttttatgtgAAACTTGTGATTGTCATCATATGATTGTTTTTCTCACTGTGTTATCCTCCAGTCGTGAAGGAGTGTGTGGATGGGATTCTCTTGTGTGATTCACCAGATCTTTCCATCCTTCTGCTCTGTTCTGCAGACTGCCCCATGTCTGTGGGATACAAATAATAAgttaatttacatagaaaaatctAATTCAAATTCTCATTGCTGAAGAAAACTCTGTTCCAAGCAAATCTGCAATagacacaaaaatgaattttttgccctaaaaacatactgaaaaaaCAGGAAGGGTTTAGTCACCTTCCAAATACAAATGCCAATTCTTGTCCAGTAGTGAGAGAGACCATTTTTCACATACAAAACCCctcataaaaaaatctagtttaaaggtCATAGATACTGTAGAAAACATATTAaaggcttttgtgtgtgtgtgtgtgtgtttgtttttgtttggattTTTGACAATTGGAGTTTGAATTTGAACATTCCGTTTCAGACTCTTGGCACATTTGAACATTCCATTGATGTATGTCTATTGGAATTTTGGCTGATTTGAGTGTCTGCTATGGGAAAACCATAAATCGGATCACTTAGAAaacttgaaagctctaggacgaattaaagtcagaaattttggtcttggttaAGGGATTTTTGATAAAACCCTAACCCTCTGTAGAGTAACAGTATGGTGGCTTTGCCAAGTCAACATCATAGTATTAACCTTGTTCATAAGATATGCAATAGACTGGGTGAGTCCGCAGTGTTTCTCCACCAGGAATCGATATCTCCTTTCTTCCTCTTTTAATGCCTCATTCTGACTCTCTCTGAGAAAGTGTACATACTCACTGCAATCCTAAACACAAACAGAACTATTAGTACAATTATTATAAACATCATCATCGTTTTATCTGTTTCTGTAGTCATTACCACCTTCTTTAAACATCTGTTTGGAGGCCTCAACATGAATGTTGCAAACCTCCAATGAAAATGTTGCTAACAACCACTACCTTCCTTTGTCCTTGCATATGTAGACATAGACACACTAGTTTCAGCCTCATGTGGAGCAACATATTATTGGCTGGTTTCTACACAATTTTCTAGACAGGGTGCAAAGAGTTTTATGATCAGTGTGCTAGGAAATTTAGTACAGAGCCATCTACTGGAGCAGTGGTGGCTTGGTGGTCAAGGCTGTGGGTTTCTGACCCAAAGGTCAGGGGGTTCAAGCCCTTCCCTTGAGGAAGGCCCTTTATCCcacctgctccaggggcgctgtaccatggctgaccctgtgctctgacctcagattagttgggatatgtgaaaactttagggcagtggtggctcagcggttaaggctctgggttactgaccagaaggttgggggttcaagccccaacaccaccaagacaccactgttagGCCCTttagcaaggcccttgaacctatctgctccatggctatgaccctgcactctgaccccagtttagctgggatatgtgaaaaatgtcaccatgtatatgcagaaatgtatgtataatgtgtgacaattgatcaatttattttatttattactactCTCACCTGTGGGACACCTCTCCTCATCTGTCTCTCCAGAGCGGTTGCTTGGTTTCTCACTTCCATTTCATAACGCCTCCTGCTGGTCTAAAGGAATACATGAACCAAACAACTTTATCATATCTctctacatttctaaaattcattAGCAAATTAATTTCAATTGGCTAATTTTTTTCTGAACTGAGTTTTGACTGAAAGATAAAAGTAAAGAATTGGCACTGATCTGCCCTTTAACAACCACTGTGTGTGCTTTGTTTTCTGACTTttacattcaaaatataaatgtttgtttaGTTAAATATACATAATTGACTTCTATGGGTTTGTGCAACATTCTGAAAATCTTACCAAGATGTAATCCTTATCCTGTCTCACATTATTGTCCATCTCCTGGAGGACTTCAGAATGGAACCGGCGAaactgaatcacacacacacacgttggtgagGCATAGACATCATGATTTTTATACTTATAGATTGTATcccataaccctacccctaaacctaaccctagctgaaaactttctgcatttgtacatttaaaaaaaaaaaaaaaagtttagtatgttttttaagtgatatgAATTCTGgagacactacaaatgtcctcataaaccacatttatagcataatacccttgtaattaccagtttgtaacctaaaaaaatgtcaaccttaaccacccaaacccgccacacacacacacacacacacacaaaagactgATTAAATATGGGTTTGGCCATAAAGACAATCAAATATGGCCAAACAGAACAGAAGATTTTGAAAGGTGGGTAAAAAGAAGACGAGATAGAGGACAGGTAATGTATCACACCACTCCCTCCAGTTCATTGGTCAGTCTTCTCTGACTCTCTGAGATCTGTATCAATACGTCACCTACAGAACAAGAAGACACTTACGTTAATTCATATGACAAATACTTTTTTACAAGGCATGTATTCAAAGTATACATTTCATCAGTATGTTGAATTGAACCTTGATATTGGTGTTGTTATTGACATGTTCtaccataaattgtgcttctttagctcagatcacacaaaaatcacTATTTGTCAGGCTGGTACAGCTAATGcgcattttcaaagcattttcgaAGTAATTGAGAGGTGATATTTGTATCTAAAAAGGGGATTGGCTCTTTATACttttctacatctgccatattGGCCATTACAATGtttccaattaattttaatacaagcGTTCCGTCTAAATGTAGGAACACTATAGGGTCTTTTAGAAACATTATAGCATAATGTAGGAAGGAACACTATTGCCTTATACAGGAACACTATAGCCTTAAATAGGAACACTATTTCCTTATACAGGAACACTATAGCCTTATATAGGAAAACTATTGCCTTATACAGGAACACTGCAgccttaaaaaggaataatataTCCTCATACAGGAACACTATATGAACACTATAACCTTAAACAGGAACAATATAGCCTTATACAAGCACACTATAGCCTTAAAAAGGAACACTATAGCCATATACAGGAACACTATATGAAAACTATAGCCTTAAACAGGAACACTATAGCCTTATATAGAAACACACTAGCCTTATACAGGAACACTGTAGCCTTAAAAAGGAATACTGTAGCCTTATACAGGAACACTATATGAAAACTATAGCCTTAAAAAGGCTTATTCAGAAACACTGTAGCCTTAAACAGGAACACTATGGCCTTATAAATGAACAATATAGCCTTAAACAGGAACACTATGGCCTCATACAGGAACACTATAGTCTTAAACAGGAACACTATAGCCTTATCCAGTAACACCATAGCCATAAAACATGAACCGTATAGCCTTAAACAGGAACAATATAGCCTTAAACAGGAACACTCTAGCCTTAAATATGAACAATATAGCCTTATATAGGAACACTCTAGCCTTAAACAGGAACACTATAGCCATATATCGCAACACTATAGCCTTAAATAGGAACACTAAAGCCTTATACAGGAACAATATAGCCTTAAACAGGATTACTATAGCCTTAAATAGAAACTCTATAGCCTTACAGAGGAACAATATAGCCTTAAACAAGAACACAATATTCCTGTTCCTGCCTTATACAGGAACACAATATGAACACAATAGCCTTAAACAGGAACACTATAGCCTTAAACAGGAACATTATAGCCTTATATAGGAACACTACAGCCTTATACAGGAACACTATATGAACAATATAGTCTTAAACAGGAACACTATAGACTTATACAGAAACACTATAGCCTTATAAAGAACAATATAGCCATAAACAGGAGCACTATAGCCTTATACAAGAACACTATATGAACACTATAGCCTTAAACAGGAACACTATAGCCTTATACAAGAACACTATAGCCTTTTACAGAAACACTATGGCCTTAAACAGGAACACTATAGCCTTAAACAGGAACATTATAGCCTTATATAGGAACACTATAGCCTTATACAGGAACACTATATGAACAATATAGTCTTAAACAGAAACACTATAGCCTTATAAAGAACAATATAGCCATAAACAGGAGCACTATAGCCTTATACAAGAACACTATATGAACACTATAGCCTTAAACAGGAACACTATAGCCTTATACAAGAACACTATAGCCTTTTACAGAAACACTATGGCCTTAAACAGGAACACTATAGCCTTAAACAGGAACACTTTATCCTAATATTGGAACAATATAGCCTTAAATATGAACACTATATCCTTAAACAGGAACACTTTAGCCTAATATAGGAACATTATAGCCTTAAACATGAACACTCTAGCCTTAAACAGGAACACTATAGCCTTATGAAGGAACACTATAGCCTTATGCAAGAACACTTTAGCCTTAAACATGAATAGTATAGCCTTATATAGGAACACTACAGCCTAATATAGAAACACTATAGCCTTAAACAGGAACACTATAGCATTATATAGCAACAATATAGCCTTATACAGGAACAATATAGCCTTATACAAGAACACTATATGAACACTATTGCCTTAAACAGGAACACTTTAGCCTAATACAGGAACATTATAGCCTTAAACATAGCCTTATAGGAACACTCTAGCCTTAAACAGGAACACTATAGCCTTATGCAAGAACACTTTAGCCTTAAACATGAATAGTATAGCCTTATATAGGAACACTACTGCCTATATAGAAACACTATAGCCTTAAACAGGAACACTATAGCATTATATAGCAACAATATAGCCTTAAACAGGAACACTTTAGCCTTATTTAGGAATATTATAGCCTTAAACATGCAGGAACACTATAGCTATAACAGGAACACTCTATTCTTATACAGGCACACTATAACCGTAAACAGGAACACTATAGCCTTcactaaaaaatatttgaaaaatgaacATTAGCATTATCTATTGAAAAGGCTGtctgtagattttggaactgtgGAACACTCGGCTGAATTACCCCGTCTGTTTATCACAAAGGGCACAAATATTCATCAATCAATCGACCTATTtgatatatcagtctatcaaTACTTTTAACACTAATTCTATCTTCTGGTAGTGTGTTGTGTGTTAGTATGTGTTAAAGTGGAGGTATTATGCTTCTAAATGTTAAGCACACGCTGCCAATCTGCAAGTGTGtcatcatttattatttaaaatcccAGAGGATGTACAGATACCTGATATTGTGTGAAGGACACCGACTTCCTCTTAGTTAATAACCATCAATAAaaacacaaactctctcttacacacacacacacacacacacacactctctctccctctctctctctctctctctctctctcactctctccttgTAATGGAAAGTACATATTCATCAGAAAAAAAGGTAACAGTTTTTTTTACGTAAAAGTACGTTTTTGTCTACAACCTTCGCCTTTGAAAAAAGTATCCTTCCataatttaaatgtgaaaaagtGCTGAAGAATGAAATGATAAGATGGAGTAAAAGCTTACCCAGCAATCGAGAAGACATACTCTGCATGGCTTGTTCACCCAGCTTAGAAAGAGCATTGAAATAGGCCTCACTCGTTACAGCAAGGCCTGTAGACATACATGCATATAATtaccatatttattattattattttattacgaTTTATTTGATAAGCCATGTATGCAGTTCTGTGAATGAGTGATTTTAGTTGAACTAAAGTATATGATTCTGTATTGTAACACCACTGGGGAAAGTATAATATTTatttccaaaacacacacacacacacacacacacacacacatgttgtgtttccatgttttatggggactttccatacacataatggtttttacactgtacaaactttatattctatcccctaaacctgaccctacccctaaacctaaccctcacagaaaactttctgcatttttacattttcaaaaaacataatttagtatgatttataagctgttttcctcatggggaccgacaaaatgtccccacaaggtcaaacatttcgggttttactatccttatggggacatttggtccccacaaagtgataaatacccgctcacacatacacacacacacacacacacacacacacaactcaaatCCTAGACTTTTTTTTTAGTTCATGATAAGTTGTTAGTTGTTTTCAacagaaacaaaccaaaaaatgaaATGTCTATCAAAGCTATTAATCTTGATTTCAATACTAGCTCTGTATGCGTCACTGAGTGAAACTCATAAAACAGGCAGTCATTAAACAATGACGTTGAATCAGCCAATGATGTTCCAGCAATGCTATATTATTATCATCAATGACCAAAGTTCAGCCCTTCCA comes from the Xyrauchen texanus isolate HMW12.3.18 chromosome 12, RBS_HiC_50CHRs, whole genome shotgun sequence genome and includes:
- the LOC127652606 gene encoding brain-specific angiogenesis inhibitor 1-associated protein 2-like protein 2; this encodes MSGQNSDQLHRTTLGVYTSLMEQFNPSLQRLVSLGNSYIQAFQGLAVTSEAYFNALSKLGEQAMQSMSSRLLGDVLIQISESQRRLTNELEGVFRRFHSEVLQEMDNNVRQDKDYILTSRRRYEMEVRNQATALERQMRRGVPQDCSEYVHFLRESQNEALKEEERRYRFLVEKHCGLTQSIAYLMNKTWGSLQNRAEGWKDLVNHTRESHPHTPSRLEDNTIDDRVSRWAEQSLGRVPSRGPSPQPSLSSNFSGLAGGRVMRAMVPHPPTANPTLLPFSREETITLLAQEPRNGWLYGRSDSSGRQGWFPAAYVGPMDEPPGPFVSSSSFRSSSRLSNLLDQPGSRHHYVAPPPPAPPPLSTTKTSESRPITPTPSANRRQDHYGSRPALFPSGTNPFATVKLKPTKTNDRSAPRI